The Sulfitobacter sp. SK011 genome has a window encoding:
- a CDS encoding twin-arginine translocation pathway signal protein: MTDKTEGKSRRDFLKLAGTAAPAAVAVVAGGTTQAAAAQPADLSSETMQDTAHTRAYLESTRF, translated from the coding sequence ATGACCGATAAGACCGAAGGCAAAAGCCGCCGCGATTTCCTGAAACTGGCGGGCACCGCTGCACCTGCTGCAGTTGCAGTGGTCGCAGGCGGGACCACGCAAGCCGCCGCGGCGCAACCGGCAGACCTTTCGTCTGAGACAATGCAAGACACGGCACATACACGGGCCTACCTCGAAAGCACACGCTTCTAG